From a single Planctellipticum variicoloris genomic region:
- a CDS encoding site-2 protease family protein, giving the protein MLTEPTPFDLRMHVFRIPVRVHPSFWLLGLILGWDPDMPQMTLICTVCVFVSILIHELGHALTAEAFGWRSEIVLYLFGGLAFSERWHNRTPTKDIFVSVAGPAAQFCLLPLLFATELGLAQTEFGDQIYVRAAMHYLWFINIVWPILNLMPVLPLDGGHILQGLFELFGLRDPLAAALIVSIIVGGLLSYASYTLTGGGFGMWFIFLTIMNIQAYQQHRAQRW; this is encoded by the coding sequence ATGCTCACCGAGCCCACCCCCTTCGACCTCCGGATGCACGTCTTCCGCATCCCCGTCCGCGTCCACCCCTCGTTCTGGCTCCTCGGGCTGATCCTCGGCTGGGATCCCGACATGCCCCAGATGACGCTGATCTGCACGGTCTGCGTCTTCGTCTCGATCCTGATTCACGAGCTCGGCCATGCGCTCACCGCCGAAGCCTTCGGCTGGCGCAGCGAAATCGTCCTCTACCTGTTCGGCGGCCTCGCCTTCAGCGAACGCTGGCACAATCGGACGCCGACGAAAGACATCTTCGTCTCCGTCGCCGGCCCCGCCGCGCAGTTCTGCCTCCTGCCGCTCCTGTTCGCGACCGAACTCGGACTGGCGCAGACGGAGTTCGGCGACCAGATCTATGTCCGCGCCGCCATGCACTACCTGTGGTTCATCAACATCGTCTGGCCGATCCTCAACCTGATGCCCGTCCTCCCGCTCGACGGCGGCCACATCCTGCAGGGCCTCTTCGAACTGTTCGGACTGCGCGACCCGCTCGCCGCCGCGCTGATCGTCAGCATCATCGTCGGCGGCCTCCTTTCGTATGCCTCCTACACCCTCACCGGCGGCGGCTTCGGCATGTGGTTCATCTTCCTCACGATTATGAACATCCAGGCCTATCAGCAGCACCGCGCGCAACGCTGGTAG
- a CDS encoding HPF/RaiA family ribosome-associated protein encodes MPGELRIDFKNLDRSEAVEADIKRYADKLDEFCNRIIGCNVVVERPHAHHRNGRLYQVRIDLTLPGHELVVNRHSDQAHQHEDVHVAVRDSFSAMRRQVEDAIRKDHGHVKTHAEPARARVNQIFPLEDYGFLITPDGREVYFHRNAVLNGGFEKIDVGSEVEFAETTGDRGPQASTVRVVKP; translated from the coding sequence ATGCCTGGAGAACTGCGGATCGACTTCAAGAATCTGGACCGCAGCGAGGCGGTTGAGGCGGATATCAAGCGCTACGCCGACAAGCTGGACGAGTTCTGCAACCGGATTATCGGTTGCAACGTGGTGGTGGAGCGGCCGCATGCGCACCACCGGAACGGCCGGCTGTATCAGGTGCGAATCGATCTGACGTTGCCGGGGCATGAGCTGGTGGTGAATCGGCATTCGGATCAGGCCCATCAGCACGAGGACGTGCATGTGGCGGTGCGCGATTCCTTCAGCGCGATGCGGCGGCAGGTGGAAGACGCGATCCGGAAGGATCACGGCCACGTGAAGACGCACGCGGAGCCGGCCCGGGCGCGCGTCAATCAGATTTTTCCGCTGGAGGACTACGGGTTCCTGATCACGCCCGACGGCCGCGAGGTGTATTTCCATCGCAACGCGGTGCTGAACGGCGGCTTCGAGAAGATCGACGTCGGTTCGGAGGTGGAATTCGCGGAGACGACCGGGGACCGCGGCCCGCAGGCGAGCACAGTGCGGGTGGTGAAGCCGTAG
- a CDS encoding PAC2 family protein, protein MNQSLEFREDVKLHHPWMIAVWPGMGHVAINAGFYLAAKLDMRVFAEFSPRELFDIEHVDVEQGVIRPARLPRSRLFVWRDPAEKRDLVLFIGEAQPPAGKRSFCRSLTEFAQTLGIERIFTFASMATQMHPQHHSRVFVAATDQPTLSELLDQPVEVLEEGHIGGLNGVLLGEAAAAGLHGACLLGEIPHIFSQLPFPGGSVAVLKVFSGLTGIPLDLAEMQEQAHEFGEKLGEVLAKVEEAQQEAGEDESDEEEESEITAPEPEAEPEPKLSPSDEQRVEALFAEADKDRSKAYVLKQLLDRLDVFADYEDRFLDLFKKGE, encoded by the coding sequence ATGAATCAGTCCCTCGAATTTCGCGAAGACGTCAAGCTCCATCACCCCTGGATGATCGCCGTCTGGCCGGGGATGGGGCACGTCGCCATCAACGCCGGCTTCTACCTCGCGGCGAAGCTCGATATGCGCGTCTTCGCCGAGTTCTCCCCCCGCGAGCTGTTCGACATCGAGCACGTCGACGTCGAACAGGGCGTCATCCGCCCGGCCCGCCTCCCCCGCAGCCGCCTGTTCGTCTGGCGCGACCCCGCCGAAAAACGGGACCTGGTCCTCTTCATCGGCGAAGCCCAGCCCCCCGCCGGCAAACGAAGCTTCTGCCGCAGCCTGACCGAATTTGCCCAGACGCTCGGCATCGAACGGATCTTCACGTTCGCCTCGATGGCGACGCAGATGCACCCCCAGCATCACTCCCGCGTCTTCGTCGCCGCCACCGATCAGCCCACCCTCAGCGAACTGCTCGACCAGCCCGTCGAAGTCCTCGAAGAAGGCCACATTGGCGGCCTCAACGGCGTCCTGCTCGGCGAAGCCGCCGCCGCCGGTCTCCACGGGGCCTGCCTGCTCGGCGAGATCCCCCACATCTTCTCGCAGCTCCCCTTCCCCGGCGGTTCGGTCGCCGTCCTGAAAGTCTTCTCCGGCCTGACCGGCATCCCGCTCGACCTGGCCGAAATGCAGGAACAGGCCCACGAGTTCGGCGAGAAGCTCGGCGAAGTCCTCGCCAAAGTCGAAGAAGCCCAGCAGGAAGCCGGCGAGGACGAAAGCGACGAGGAGGAAGAATCAGAAATCACCGCCCCGGAACCCGAAGCGGAACCGGAACCCAAGCTCTCCCCGTCCGACGAACAGCGCGTCGAAGCCCTCTTCGCCGAGGCCGACAAAGACCGTTCGAAAGCCTATGTTCTGAAGCAGCTCCTCGACCGCCTCGACGTCTTCGCCGACTACGAGGACCGGTTCCTGGATCTGTTCAAGAAGGGCGAATAG